One Drosophila subobscura isolate 14011-0131.10 chromosome U, UCBerk_Dsub_1.0, whole genome shotgun sequence DNA window includes the following coding sequences:
- the LOC117902147 gene encoding uncharacterized protein LOC117902147 — protein sequence MLKKLLAFLLILLPILALQKGFSYHVAKLLLPGETHSQEAQSLMQKFTHTNRVQIFCQPHEDISFWKIFQCNRLHLEIEDGADYNQYKEQTAHEIYQAHRQRKEWTEGKAVSGKDKYIDLKKNSNTCYGIHTELAYNLTLETTATDKWRLSKFSLGFILWVAAPHLEDFHCCLYSVTAFLGYQLATWIMIYITGHLRLVLEGSLWTAFQEILYERPSTMALAFTGCFYALALGCRRFDHIFFHHSRFRQVHRFILRGIAYWLIYSASDHSEVGIYCLLYLFFYTKIWLLLRYPFWGCCKVLRLIVAPPNRHQFNEAQQEASQAIFKISQGNYVASENVVLATPRPSNSYRNFEAAGATSTPTIQRGTAAHPPGFIFRGHDMADTSRTIFRGRFDPNEETFTSVGSQRPSQTSSTTALYYNMNYRESMGDTREQL from the coding sequence atgttgaaaaaacttttagcttttcttttgattttgctgccAATCTTAGCGCTGCAAAAGGGATTCAGCTATCATGTGGCAAAGCTCCTGCTGCCGGGTGAGACGCACAGCCAGGAGGCACAGAGCCTGATGCAAaagttcacacacacaaatcgcgTGCAAATCTTTTGCCAGCCACATGAGGACATTTCTTTTTGGAAGATCTTTCAATGCAATCGCCTACATTTGGAAATCGAAGATGGAGCGGATTACAACCAGTACAAGGAGCAGACCGCGCATGAGATCTACCAGGCACATCGCCAGCGCAAGGAGTGGACCGAGGGCAAGGCCGTGTCGGGAAAGGATAAGTACATAGATTTGAAGAAAAATTCCAATACCTGCTATGGCATCCACACGGAACTGGCCTACAATCTCACACTGGAGACCACCGCCACCGACAAGTGGCGTTTGAGCAAATTCTCGCTTGGATTTATTCTCTGGGTGGCTGCACCACACCTAGAGGACTTTCACTGCTGCCTATACAGCGTGACGGCATTCTTGGGCTACCAACTGGCCACCTGGATTATGATTTACATCACTGGACATCTGCGCCTGGTGCTCGAGGGCTCCCTGTGGACGGCCTTCCAGGAAATTCTCTACGAGCGGCCTTCCACCATGGCTCTGGCATTTACTGGTTGCTTTTATGCCCTTGCCTTGGGCTGTAGACGATTTGATCATATTTTTTTCCATCACAGCCGCTTTCGTCAAGTCCATCGTTTCATTCTCAGAGGCATTGCCTATTGGTTGATCTACAGCGCCTCGGATCACTCGGAAGTCGGAATCTACTGTCTGTTGTACCTGTTTTTCTACACCAAGATCTGGTTGCTCTTACGTTATCCCTTTTGGGGTTGCTGCAAAGTGTTGCGCCTCATAGTGGCGCCACCAAACAGGCACCAGTTCAACGAGGCCCAACAGGAGGCGTCGCAGGCAATCTTTAAAATCTCCCAAGGAAACTACGTGGCCAGCGAGAATGTTGTTTTGGCCACGCCGCGCCCCTCCAATTCATATCGCAACTTTGAGGCAGCTGGCGCGACTTCTACGCCTACAATTCAGCGTGGCACTGCAGCCCATCCACCTGGTTTTATCTTCAGGGGCCACGACATGGCAGACACGTCCAGAACCATCTTTCGGGGTCGCTTTGACCCCAACGAGGAAACCTTCACTTCGGTAGGGAGTCAGCGTCCGAGTCAAACTTCTTCGACGACTGCACTGTACTACAACATGAACTATCGCGAGTCCATGGGGGATACACGCGAGCAATTGTGA
- the LOC117900851 gene encoding septin-interacting protein 1: MSDNEYERFEITDYDLDNEFNTNRPRGRHSKHQQIYGIWADDSDEESPGEGGGKKRHGRQTKDYTMPVNFVAGGIQQAGKKKKKLIKGEEKAGKEEADDAKAAEKSDDSGESGRPAFGQSDPSSNSSEEEQEQERPSMRAKPTFQHHSHIAGTRNVGAWEQHTRGIGAKLLLQMGYEPGKGLGKDLQGISQPVQAHVRKGRGAIGAYGPETAASIGGKAQAIKVDEDVREAKEFKEQMNKWRKGGVAEPQEKSGKRYYYKSVEEVIAKGKKSTHLLSEKLSKQLGNVPVIDMTGPEKRVLSGYHALGQTKITPEESLYDAEASGASVPVFALPELTHNLQLLVSQCEQQIIAIDKSERESESQQTALQCEYKKLEEIVHLERNHISTLEAVLVRVERLSEDPDITLHAAEQLFLQLLEDYAAEFKEFGLADLAAGVIAPLVKRELVSWQPLEAPTQPLQLIKKWRGMLQREEPAEQQPRNVFDPYSSLIWAGVMPSFRACAALWQPKEHPPMAALLDAWAPLLPTWVLDSVLEQLVLPRLVTGVYDWDPLTDTVPIHSWVLPWHAILGSKLEESVYPQIRSKLGVALQAWSPQDRSARAMLTPWAKAFPEEEMVDFLQHHITPKLQGVLSEFIINPLHQDLEQWNQVWEWHELIPPMHMAKLLDKHFFPRWMQVLVMWLNQSPDYAEISRWYTGWKSMLNESLLREPSVKEHLRRALEMMHRASDALLQPTAAPPPPTPPAPPTVAGLLPPLMMMDVAPPTQLEFKELVSQKCAELGIIFAPLPGRREMGKQIYRVGKLFCYIDRNVCMLSDSSFSNWQPVALNHLLERTQTGLF; the protein is encoded by the exons ATGTCGGACAACGAGTACGAGCGTTTTGAGATCACCGACTACGATCTGGACAATGAGTTCAATACGAACAGACCACGCGGGCGGCACAGCAAGCATCAGCAGATCTATG GCATTTGGGCGGACGACAGCGACGAGGAGAGCCCCGGCGAAGGTGGCGGCAAGAAGCGGCATGGCCGCCAAACCAAGGACTACACAATGCCCGTGAATTTTGTGGCCGGCGGCATACAGCAGGCgggcaaaaagaagaaaaagttgATCAAGGGTGAAGAAAAAGCCGGCAAGGAGGAGGCTGACGACGCCAAAGCAGCCGAGAAGAGCGACGACTCGGGGGAGAGTGGACGCCCGGCCTTTGGGCAGAGTGACCCGAGTTCAAACAGctccgaggaggagcaggagcaggagcgacCCTCAATGAGGGCGAAACCCACGTTCCAGCATCACTCGCACATCGCTGGCACGCGAAATGTGGGCGCCTGGGAGCAGCATACGCGCGGCATTGGCGccaaattgctgctgcagatgggCTACGAGCCGGGCAAGGGTCTGGGCAAGGATCTGCAAGGCATTTCGCAGCCGGTGCAAGCGCACGTGCGCAAAGGACGCGGCGCCATTGGCGCGTATGGCCCCGAGACCGCGGCCAGCATTGGCGGCAAGGCGCAGGCCATCAAAGTGGACGAGGATGTGCGTGAGGCGAAGGAGTTCAAGGAGCAAATGAACAAGTGGCGCAAGGGAGGCGTGGCAGAGCCGCAGGAGAAGTCCGGCAAGCGCTACTACTACAAATCCGTGGAGGAGGTAATAGCCAAGGGCAAGAAATCGACGCACCTACTCTCTGAAAAGCTTAGCAAGCAGTTGGGCAACGTGCCCGTCATCGATATGACGGGACCGGAAAAACGTGTGCTCAGCGGCTACCATGCGCTCGGGCAGACCAAAATCACACCCGAGGAGTCGCTCTACGATGCGGAGGCAAGCGGTGCATCCGTCCCCGTGTTCGCCCTGCCCGAGCTGACGCACaacctgcagctgctggtgagCCAGTGCGAGCAGCAGATCATTGCCATTGACAAGTCGGAGCGGGAGTCGGAGAGCCAGCAGACGGCGCTCCAGTGCGAGTACAAAAAGCTTGAGGAGATTGTCCACCTGGAGCGGAATCACATCAGCACTCTCGAGGCGGTGCTCGTGAGGGTGGAGCGGCTGAGCGAGGATCCTGACATTACGCTGCATGCCGCGGAGCAGCtgtttctgcagctgctggaggactATGCCGCAGAGTTCAAGGAATTCGGACTGGCTGATCTCGCCGCTGGCGTCATTGCGCCGCTGGTGAAGCGAGAGTTGGTCTCGTGGCAGCCCCTCGAGGCGCCCAcacagccgctgcagctgatCAAAAAATGGCGTGGAATGCTGCAGCGCGAGGAGcccgcagagcagcagccacgcaaTGTTTTCGATCCATATTCGTCGCTGATTTGGGCGGGCGTGATGCCCTCGTTCCGCGCCTGTGCCGCGCTCTGGCAGCCCAAGGAGCATCCGCCAATGGCTGCCCTACTGGATGCCTgggcgccgctgctgcccacgTGGGTGCTGGACTCtgtgctggagcagctggtgctgccgcgCCTCGTCACGGGCGTCTACGATTGGGATCCGCTCACGGACACTGTGCCCATCCACAGCTGGGTGCTGCCTTGGCACGCAATTCTCGGCAGCAAGCTGGAGGAGTCGGTTTACCCGCAGATACGCAGCAAACTGGGCGTGGCGCTGCAGGCATGGTCTCCACAAGATCGATCCGCGCGTGCCATGCTGACACCTTGGGCCAAGGCCTTTCCGGAGGAGGAAATGGTTGACTTTCTGCAGCATCACATCACGCCCAAGCTGCAGGGTGTGCTCTCCGAGTTCATCATCAATCCGCTGCACCAGGACCTGGAGCAATGGAACCAGGTGTGGGAGTGGCACGAGCTCATACCGCCCATGCACATggccaagctgctggacaagCATTTCTTCCCACGCTGGATGCAGGTGCTCGTCATGTGGCTTAACCAGTCGCCCGACTATGCGGAGATCTCGCGCTGGTACACCGGCTGGAAGAGCATGCTGAATGAGTCGCTGCTCAGGGAGCCCAGCGTCAAAGAGCATCTACGTCGTGCGCTCGAAATGATGCATCGAGCCAGcgatgcgctgctgcagcccacggcagcaccgccaccacccACGCCGCCAGCACCGCCCACTGTGGCGGGTCTGCTGCCGCCACTCATGATGATGGATGTGGCACCGCCCACCCAGCTGGAGTTCAAGGAGTTGGTCTCGCAGAAATGTGCAGAGTTGGGCATCATCTTTGCTCCGCTACCAGGGAGGAGAGAAATGGGCAAGCAG ATTTATCGCGTGGGCAAGCTCTTTTGCTACATCGATCGCAATGTCTGCATGCTGAGCGATAGTTCCTTCAGCAACTGGCAGCCAGTAGCGCTCAATCATCTGCTGGAACGCACACAGACGGGTTTGTTCTAG
- the LOC117900852 gene encoding beta-1,4-glucuronyltransferase 1 yields the protein MAKCGNRMWPILLLLTVALVLVWRNLQQAKHLSQAQISSRGRSHLTFDESLYTTEEYPEDYQQVEQPPIPPLTPRGQLLQQLLKCRTRNLTFERLQHGEYWLLLNLIVGRKSRLIRCTDSITYTTNGDYTFFDNLEVVAERWRAPISFAIHAPGYDLNTTLDSIQYVKNCLPGSEYINDFVTFHLYFSNLHMPVNVPHNEAEVLQRPFVCELKNGTQAPPPWTLRPREAMYKVAANLTYPINVGRNIARKAANTYFIFACDIELYPSVGFVDQFLDMVVANQSILALDPQQPARVYPLPVFELQAGVPVPNDKTQLLALYREGLAQTFHKKMCASCHKVPGQEEWLNRAPSVTDELHVWSEALREKEFRYWEPFYVSDNKEPMFDERVTWEGQSNKRIQNYAMCLLGYEYHVLHPAFLVHSPGIKKNNGTQSTRQIYARDMTRFIKTKIEPEYRVLYGRRKSCTT from the exons ATGGCCAAGTGTGGCAACCGAATGTGGCCCATTCTGCTGCTACTCACAGTGGCCCTGGTGCTCGTTTGGCGCAACTTGCAACAGGCCAAGCATCTGAGTCAAGCGCAGATATCCAGCCGAGGCAGATCCCATTTGACCTTTGATGAATCTTTGTACACAACCGAGGAGTATCCGGAGGATTATCAGCAAGTGGAACAGCCACCCATACCACCGCTCACCCCACGCGGCCAGTTGTTGCAACAATTGCTAAAATGCCGCACGAGAAATCTGACATTTGAGCGGCTGCAACATGGCGAATACTGGCTGTTGCTGAATCTAATTGTTGGCCGCAAAAGTCGACTGATACGTTGCACTGATTCGATCACATACACCACCAATGGGGATTATACGTTCTTCGATAATCTGGAAGTGGTGGCAGAACG CTGGCGCGCACCCATTAGCTTTGCAATCCACGCACCCGGCTACGATCTAAACACCACACTTGACTCCATACAATATGTGAAAAATTGTCTGCCTGGCAGCGAGTACATCAATGACTTTGTcacatttcatttgtatttttcgaaCTTGCATATGCCCGTAAATGTGCCACACAACGAGGCAGAGGTGCTGCAACGGCCCTTTGTTTGTGAGCTAAAAAATGGCACCCAAGCACCGCCGCCATGGACCTTGAGGCCGCGCGAGGCTATGTACAAGGTGGCCGCAAATCTCACATATCCGATCAATGTCGGACGGAATATAGCACGAAAGGCGGCCAATACGTACTTTATCTTTGCTTGCGACATCGAACTGTATCCCAGTGTGGGTTTTGTGGACCAGTTTCTCGATATGGTAGTTGCTAATCAGAGCATTCTGGCCCTGGACCCCCAGCAGCCAGCTCGAGTTTATCCTTTGCCCGTCTTTGAGCTGCAAGCGGGTGTACCCGTACCCAATGACAAgacgcagctgctggccctgtATCGTGAGGGTTTGGCTCAAACGTTTCACAAGAAGATGTGTGCCTCATGCCACAAGGTGCCGGGGCAAGAGGAATGGCTGAATCGTGCGCCCAGCGTCACGGATGAGCTGCACGTGTGGAGCGAAGCGTTGCGGGAGAAGGAGTTTAGGTATTGGGAGCCCTTCTATGTGAGCGACAACAAGGAGCCAATGTTCGATGAGCGAGTGACGTGGGAGGGGCAGTCCAACAAACGGATACAG AACTATGCCATGTGCCTCTTGGGCTATGAATATCACGTACTTCATCCCGCCTTCCTCGTCCACAGTCCTGGCATCAAGAAGAACAATGGCACGCAATCAACGCGCCAGATATACGCCCGAGATATGACGCGtttcattaaaacaaaaatcgagCCCGAATATCGAGTCTTGTATGGCCGCCGAAAGAGCTGCACAACGTGA
- the LOC117900853 gene encoding beta-1,4-glucuronyltransferase 1-like codes for MSPFIGKILLILTLVLIGYGLKLLLQNVQNNFERDKAEARHDPGYVRQHGEYWVWHNYIVAGEDLIANESVTLATHGTYADLKLLPTLLIRWQAPISLSIYANGEDLDKTIKGLAYINSCLQLGVLMRRFVSIHLVWHQQHMPRNIRRGSMGVTADPLMCDAAPIYLNSSQDQTYWHRKNLNYPVNLLRNVARLNVLTYYVFSVDMQMLPPYNFPKKFVNFVLNHDVWRYADISLPYTTVFCLLTFPHVLEAPLAQNKFQLVMILRDFNITSPVYDNIDVQMKWLSTRHSRDDLYIFSRSKKMDTCVAYVSINELEPLYDENNQMESIYKHGANLKAQVLMDLNYTFIILDGAFLIRRTLDSWQNIKPDDHVTVGQDRGSRLWHIWHLFYHQMISLVPKDFAQNWYTRSRHSRYSQLIKQRYD; via the exons ATGTCTCCCTTTATTGGAAAAATCCTCTTGATACTCACTCTCGTACTCATTGGCTATGGCCTCAAGCTGTTGcttcaaaatgttcaaaacAATTTCGAGCGAGACAAGGCTGAAGCGCGCCATGATCCAGGGTATGTGCGTCAGCATGGGGAGTACTGGGTATGGCATAATTATATAGTGGCGGGCGAGGATTTAATTGCGAATGAAAGTGTGACCCTGGCCACACATGGCACCTATGCGGacctgaagctgctgccaacTTTGCTGATCAGATGGCAGGCGCCCATTAGCCTCTCGATCTATGCCAATGGTGAGGATCTGGATAAGACCATCAAAGGTTTGGCCTACATCAATAGctgcctgcagctgggcgTCCTTATGCGTCGCTTTGTCAGCATTCATTTGGtgtggcatcagcagcacatGCCACGGAATATCCGACGCGGCAGCATGGGCGTCACAGCCGATCCCTTGATGTGTGATGCGGCCCCAATTTATCTAAATTCGTCACAGGATCAGACCTACTGGCATCGCAAGAATCTGAATTATCCCGTGAATCTGCTGAGGAATGTGGCACGTTTGAATGTCTTAACGTATTATGTTTTTTCCGTGGATATGCAAATGCTGCCGCCATATAATTTTCCCAAAAAGTTTGTGAATTTCGTTTTGAATCATGATGTGTGGCGTTATGCAGATATATCACTGCCCTACACAAC tgtcttttgtttgctgacATTCCCGCATGTGCTGGAGGCACCTTTGGCGCAGAATAAATTCCAATTGGTTATGATTTTGAGGGATTTCAATATCACGAGTCCTGTGTACGACAATATCGatgtgcaaatgaaatggctAAGCACTCGGCATAGCAGAGAtgatttatacatatttagtcGCTCAAAGAAAATGGATACGTGTGTGGCCTATGTGAGCATCAATGAGCTGGAACCGCTCTACGATGAGAACAATCAAATGGAGTCGATTTATAAACATGGTGCTAATTTAAAG GCCCAAGTGCTAATGGACTTGAATTACACTTTCATTATCCTGGATGGTGCCTTTCTCATACGTCGCACTCTGGACAGCTGGCAGAACATTAAGCCCGATGATCATGTAACTGTTGGCCAAGACAGAGGCTCACGTTTGTGGCACATCTGGCATTTGTTCTACCATCAAATGATAAG CTTAGTGCCCAAGGATTTTGCACAGAACTGGTATACGCGTTCGCGTCATTCGCGTTATAGTCAGTTAATCAAACAACGCTACGATTAA
- the LOC117901093 gene encoding uncharacterized protein LOC117901093 has product MVLMRSYFFCASVRLGVLIICFFAMCKSVILMYVIFDNGTAFIFSVIRIFENDSHYRTSFIVQESINWVEKYPREIMMFAQLYSFCHILSCILGAFGAYRLKKYHVLPLVIFEFFYTIQIVVVAVISLRIARHVVPLTTLILLTLMLTFYAMLVAYDTLALISFIEIMVVVHSEKYQRLYGTDPLNPIVYREQLTDKSTLENPPPQPPIIIYVVPKVGQKLWHLQPQKWWKDDKAHLMDSDFDSSQHFHRQELVSNVLLRNAANVEGFLYGENELVTSSTFHRFGKDS; this is encoded by the exons ATGGTGCTCATGAGGAGCTATTTCTTTTGCGCTTCAGTGCGTTTGGGTGTTCTGATTATATGTTTTTTTGCTATG TGCAAGAGCGTCATCCTTATGTATGTTATCTTTGACAATGGCACGGCTTTTATATTTTCCGTGATTCGGATTTTTGAAAATGATTCACATTATCGTACGAGTTTTATTGTACAGGAATCCATAAATTGGGTGGAGAAAT ATCCCCGGGAAATTATGATGTTTGCACAGCTCTACAGCTTTTGCCATATATTGTCCTGCATTCTGGGCGCCTTCGGTGCTTATAGG CTCAAAAAGTATCATGTTTTGCCTCTGGTTATCTTTGAATTCTTTTACACCATACAAATAGTTGTGGTAGCGGTGATTTCCCTGCGCATTGCGCGGCATGTAGTGCCCTTAACtacattaattttattaacaCTGATGCTCACATTCTATGCAA TGCTTGTGGCCTATGATACTTTGGCCTTGATTTCGTTTATAGAGATTATGGTTGTGGTGCATAGCGAAAAATATCAACGACTTTATGGCACAGATCCACTAAATCCCATTGTATACAGAGAGCAATTAACTGACAAATCTACGTTAGAAAATCCCCCGCCACAGCCACCGATTATTATCTATGTAGTGCCCAAAGTTGGTCAAAAATTGTGGCACTTACAGCCACAGAAATGGTGGAAGGATGACAAAGCTCATTTAATGGATTCGGATTTTGATTCTTCGCAGCATTTTCACAGACAGGAACTTGTCTCAAATGTTTTGCTACGTAATGCGGCCAATGTTGAAGGATTTTTGTATGGAGAAAATGAACTAGTGACTTCCAGCACTTTTCATCGCTTTGGTAAAGATTCTTAG
- the LOC117901504 gene encoding uncharacterized protein LOC117901504, with protein MLFMESYMCYCSVRLGVIIVAVLTILRCMSLSIVLFVLGVKCFEPLIDLFEHDADYKDRKLVRKLINWIENSPEDFLLTMQIMFYAHIAAAILSIWGSLKLQKWLVMPLASFELMYFLQFTIQHIFLMIMLKKQINLGLLIILTLIGSFYILFVGYNAITCVAMFQVISLVRSPQYRELYGDDPFHPLATRPRDTSVQQLRVLKMDTDNDTDIDEQKRLSKLGLWPRRHPQVVSVIPVQAPYPALKWWQLQAMDTGQDKLQLDSSAVYRNWQQSELINGVGGEVQRKNALNRRYAESQMHRWY; from the exons ATGTTATTTATGGAATCGTATATGTGCTATTGCTCAGTGCGTTTGGGTGTCATCATTGTGGCGGTACTAACAATT CTACGATGCATGTCCTTGAGCATTGTGCTGTTTGTGTTGGGCGTTAAATGTTTTGAACCTTTAATCGATTTATTCGAACACGATGCGGACTATAAGGATCGCAAATTGGTGCGCAAACTAATCAATTGGATCGAAAATT CGCCTGAAGATTTTCTTCTGACAATGCAGATCATGTTTTATGCACACATTGCTGCAGCCATTTTGAGCATTTGGGGTTCCTTAAAG TTACAAAAATGGTTGGTGATGCCCTTGGCCTCTTTTGAGTTGATGTACTTTCTACAGTTTACCATTCAACACATTTTTCTTATGATAATGctgaaaaaacaaatcaatttgggTTTGCTTATAATTCTAACCCTCATAGGCAGCTTCTATATAC TTTTTGTTGGATATAACGCCATCACCTGTGTAGCCATGTTTCAAGTCATTTCGCTGGTGCGCAGCCCTCAGTATCGAGAGCTCTATGGCGATGATCCGTTTCATCCGCTTGCCACGAGGCCACGAGACACTtctgtgcagcagctgcgtgtgCTCAAAATGGACACCGACAATGACACGGACATTGATGAGCAGAAGCGTTTGTCCAAGCTGGGCCTGTGGCCGCGTCGACATCCACAGGTGGTTTCCGTAATACCTGTGCAGGCGCCGTATCCAGCCCTCAAGTGGTGGCAACTACAGGCCATGGACACGGGCCAGGataagctgcagctggactCGTCCGCTGTCTATCGTAACTGGCAGCAGTCGGAGCTAATCAATGGCGTGGGTGGTGAAGTGCAGCGAAAAAATGCACTGAATCGTCGCTATGCAGAAAGTCAAATGCATCGATGGTACTAG